A single region of the Psychrobacter alimentarius genome encodes:
- a CDS encoding BON domain-containing protein: MRRMHLRPAIFGSSRRTAIGVMLVATVISTGCTTNYLTNSTEGTYGVPMTERTIPQRLLDRSIEHTVKINVYGLKEDLQQTSRMGIDSFNSEVLLTGEVPTQAIKEEVEKVVSSMPDVRRVYNELDVSASKGYSSTVHDGYITSKLMAKVASSDGVKASQVKAVTNAGVVYIMGRVTPTQQSHLIDIANSTVGVTELVLLTTVVDDRGVKISEDDIMYEDNLANPAPVAERSAVSNVDNSAVPETTSTASTATPIIVTEEGARVDQSSSSEYIDLYQNQ, from the coding sequence ATGAGACGGATGCATTTGCGCCCTGCTATTTTTGGTTCATCACGTCGTACTGCGATAGGCGTTATGCTAGTGGCTACTGTGATTAGTACTGGCTGTACTACCAACTATCTAACCAACAGTACTGAAGGTACGTATGGTGTACCGATGACGGAGCGTACCATACCGCAGCGTCTGCTAGATCGTAGTATCGAACATACGGTCAAAATCAACGTGTACGGTCTAAAAGAAGATCTACAGCAAACCAGTCGCATGGGCATTGATAGCTTCAATAGTGAGGTATTATTAACAGGTGAAGTACCCACTCAGGCGATCAAAGAAGAAGTAGAAAAAGTCGTCAGCTCTATGCCAGATGTACGCCGTGTTTATAATGAGTTGGACGTTAGTGCCTCAAAAGGTTACAGCTCAACAGTCCACGATGGTTATATTACCTCAAAATTAATGGCAAAAGTGGCCTCCAGTGATGGTGTGAAAGCCTCCCAAGTTAAAGCGGTAACCAACGCTGGTGTGGTTTATATTATGGGGCGTGTGACACCCACTCAGCAAAGTCACTTGATTGATATTGCCAATAGCACGGTTGGTGTAACGGAGTTGGTACTATTGACAACGGTCGTGGATGATAGAGGAGTCAAGATAAGCGAAGACGATATTATGTATGAAGACAATTTGGCCAATCCTGCGCCAGTGGCAGAAAGATCGGCTGTATCGAATGTGGATAATAGTGCCGTGCCAGAAACCACGAGCACTGCAAGCACTGCAACGCCAATCATTGTTACAGAGGAAGGGGCGAGAGTCGATCAGTCGTCATCAAGCGAATATATCGACCTTTATCAGAATCAATAA
- a CDS encoding YraN family protein, with protein sequence MLCYDNSEMLIRPTTIMANHKPSCSTLILTSPKQRQGGQFEQQACAFLQAQGLCLIAQNWQQPKVGELDLVMLETGPAWPTVVFIEVRQRKRSGFGDAALSITASKQRKVIKTAKYFLQQHPEYAQYDCRFDVIAYNTSTKMSSKGQLVDNQPEWLQGAFVASAW encoded by the coding sequence ATGTTGTGCTATGATAATTCTGAAATGTTGATTAGACCCACAACCATTATGGCAAACCACAAGCCCTCCTGTAGCACCTTGATTTTAACGTCACCAAAACAACGTCAAGGTGGCCAGTTTGAACAGCAGGCGTGTGCGTTTTTGCAGGCGCAAGGACTGTGCTTGATTGCCCAAAATTGGCAACAGCCAAAAGTGGGCGAATTAGACTTGGTGATGCTTGAGACAGGCCCAGCATGGCCCACAGTGGTATTCATTGAAGTGCGCCAGCGTAAACGTTCAGGTTTTGGTGATGCCGCGCTCAGTATCACTGCCAGCAAACAGCGCAAAGTGATTAAAACGGCCAAATATTTTTTGCAGCAGCATCCCGAGTATGCGCAGTATGACTGCCGGTTTGATGTAATTGCTTATAATACGTCAACTAAAATGTCGTCCAAAGGACAATTGGTGGACAATCAACCTGAGTGGTTGCAAGGGGCTTTTGTCGCAAGCGCATGGTGA
- the rsmI gene encoding 16S rRNA (cytidine(1402)-2'-O)-methyltransferase encodes MSTPTAMPACLYIVATPIGNLTDMTPHAIDILKQVAIIACEDTRTSGKLLSHFGIDTRGSKADDTESVSPDADADTGVKQKGHHKLWAYHEHNSAIQTPKIIEMIQQGHSVALISDAGTPLVSDPGYQLVQAAHAAKVMVSPIVGASAAIAALSVAGLPSDRFSFIGFLPAKTHGRQKQLNALQTRTETLIFYEAPHRIIASLEDMKAVFGADREVTFCRELTKTFETVRKSTLGDLVEFVKADDNQQRGEIVVVVAGMNVAQDTDDISVHDKLLERLLEDLSVKKAAALAADITGVKKNALYQRLLEIQA; translated from the coding sequence ATGTCTACCCCTACTGCGATGCCAGCTTGTCTCTATATTGTTGCCACGCCGATTGGTAATCTTACTGACATGACACCGCATGCAATCGATATTTTAAAACAAGTGGCTATTATTGCCTGCGAAGACACCCGCACTTCAGGCAAGCTCTTGTCACATTTTGGTATTGATACCCGAGGCAGTAAAGCGGACGATACCGAGTCAGTGAGTCCTGATGCCGATGCTGATACTGGCGTAAAACAAAAAGGACATCACAAGCTTTGGGCCTATCATGAACACAATAGCGCCATTCAAACCCCTAAAATTATTGAGATGATCCAGCAAGGTCACTCAGTTGCTTTGATCAGCGATGCAGGCACGCCTTTGGTGAGCGATCCAGGGTATCAACTGGTACAAGCAGCGCACGCGGCAAAGGTGATGGTATCACCGATTGTTGGTGCTTCTGCTGCCATTGCCGCATTGTCAGTGGCAGGGCTGCCGTCTGACCGTTTTAGCTTCATTGGTTTTTTACCTGCAAAAACACATGGTCGCCAAAAGCAGCTTAATGCGTTGCAGACCCGTACCGAAACCTTGATATTTTATGAAGCACCGCACCGTATCATTGCCAGTTTGGAAGACATGAAAGCTGTATTTGGTGCAGATCGTGAGGTGACTTTTTGCCGTGAGTTGACTAAGACGTTCGAAACGGTTCGTAAAAGCACACTTGGCGACTTGGTTGAGTTTGTAAAAGCTGATGACAATCAGCAGCGCGGTGAAATCGTGGTGGTAGTGGCTGGCATGAATGTCGCGCAAGATACCGATGATATCAGTGTTCATGATAAGTTATTAGAGCGTCTGTTAGAAGACTTGTCGGTTAAAAAGGCGGCGGCATTGGCAGCTGACATCACAGGTGTCAAAAAAAATGCCCTGTATCAGCGTCTGCTTGAAATCCAAGCTTAG
- a CDS encoding adenosine kinase, producing the protein MYDVMAIGNALVDHEYLVSDAALEEIDLTKGNMTLAGFEEQQQLLAYFKLSEIDPSKQAGGGSAANTMYAFASLGGKPFYACRVGDDDQGAFYLRDLHEAGVATSDKSIHDGGVTGSCVVAVTEDGERTMQTYLGTSSDITADNVDFDALTQADWLYIEGYLAMSESIQPAMTQLRQQAGIHGAKIAVSFADPAVVKFAKDGLLNILGNKVAVIFCNSEEARLFTDKKQLKAAARALLDYCQTAVVTDGANGAIIAHKPDTESDIEVYEVATPVVANVIDTNGAGDNYAGTFLYALSQHYTLPECGRLASEVSAQIIQQFGPRLASQDYKDIAQRVLSA; encoded by the coding sequence ATGTACGATGTAATGGCAATAGGTAATGCTTTGGTTGACCACGAATACTTGGTGTCGGATGCGGCATTAGAAGAGATTGATTTAACAAAGGGCAATATGACGCTGGCAGGTTTTGAAGAACAGCAGCAATTGCTTGCTTACTTCAAACTTTCTGAGATTGATCCATCAAAACAAGCAGGTGGCGGTTCAGCTGCCAATACCATGTATGCTTTTGCCAGCCTTGGTGGTAAACCTTTTTATGCTTGCCGTGTCGGTGATGACGACCAGGGCGCGTTTTACCTCAGAGACTTACATGAAGCTGGCGTTGCCACCTCAGATAAGTCTATTCATGACGGCGGTGTGACGGGCTCTTGTGTGGTCGCAGTGACCGAAGATGGTGAGCGTACCATGCAAACCTACCTTGGCACGTCAAGCGATATCACAGCTGACAATGTGGATTTTGATGCGCTGACACAAGCAGACTGGTTATATATAGAAGGCTATCTGGCCATGTCTGAAAGCATCCAACCTGCAATGACACAATTACGTCAACAAGCAGGCATTCATGGCGCAAAGATCGCTGTGAGCTTTGCAGATCCTGCTGTGGTAAAGTTTGCCAAAGACGGTTTGCTCAATATACTCGGCAACAAAGTAGCGGTGATATTTTGTAATAGCGAAGAAGCCAGATTATTCACGGATAAAAAGCAACTTAAAGCGGCGGCACGCGCCCTACTTGACTATTGCCAAACAGCGGTGGTGACCGATGGTGCCAATGGTGCCATCATCGCCCATAAGCCTGATACTGAGTCAGATATCGAAGTCTATGAGGTTGCGACTCCTGTGGTGGCCAATGTGATTGATACCAATGGCGCGGGTGACAATTATGCGGGCACATTCTTGTATGCACTGTCTCAACACTATACCTTGCCAGAATGCGGACGCCTTGCCAGCGAAGTATCCGCACAAATCATTCAGCAATTTGGGCCACGCTTAGCCTCACAAGATTATAAAGACATTGCTCAACGCGTGCTTTCTGCTTAA
- a CDS encoding O-acetylhomoserine aminocarboxypropyltransferase/cysteine synthase family protein encodes MSDEQAAEQSTQNLEQTQRLETLAIHAGYSVEPTTKAVAVPIYHTSSYAFDNTQHGADLFDLKVAGNIYTRIMNPTNAVLEERVAALEGGIGALAVASGMAAITYAIQTICEAGDNIVAVSTLYGGTYNLFAHALPRQGIEVRFFDHKNPEAIRDLIDDKTKMVFAESIGNPLGNIVDIQALSHIAHEYGVPVVIDNTVATPALCRPFEFGADIVVHSLTKYMSGTGTSIGGAIVDSGTFAWGDYPERFPLLNTPDASYHGVNFVKDVGAPAFIARARVAPLRNTGAALSPLNAFSILQGMQTLSLRMERHVQNAQAVAEYLRDHDKVAWVKYAGLSDHPEHALAKKYMKGTPSAILTFGVKGGLEAGARFIDALQLITRLVNIGDAKSLACHPATTTHRQLNGQELEQAGVTEDMVRLSIGIEHIDDIKADLEQALSTT; translated from the coding sequence ATGAGTGATGAACAAGCAGCTGAGCAATCAACCCAAAACTTAGAGCAAACGCAGCGTCTCGAAACTCTAGCGATTCACGCCGGTTATAGTGTGGAGCCAACGACCAAAGCGGTGGCCGTACCTATTTATCATACCAGCTCGTATGCGTTTGATAATACTCAGCACGGCGCTGACTTATTTGATTTAAAAGTTGCGGGCAATATCTATACTCGTATCATGAACCCGACCAATGCTGTGTTAGAGGAGCGGGTTGCGGCACTTGAAGGCGGTATCGGCGCGCTTGCAGTGGCTTCAGGTATGGCTGCCATCACTTACGCGATCCAGACCATTTGTGAAGCAGGCGATAATATCGTTGCCGTATCAACATTATATGGTGGTACTTACAACTTATTTGCGCATGCATTGCCGCGCCAAGGCATCGAGGTGCGCTTTTTTGATCACAAAAACCCAGAAGCCATTCGTGATTTAATCGATGACAAAACCAAAATGGTGTTTGCAGAGAGTATTGGCAATCCATTAGGTAACATTGTTGATATTCAAGCACTTAGTCATATCGCTCATGAGTACGGTGTCCCTGTGGTCATTGACAATACGGTGGCGACGCCTGCGCTATGCCGTCCGTTTGAGTTCGGGGCGGATATTGTGGTGCACTCGTTGACTAAATATATGAGCGGCACGGGTACGTCGATTGGTGGTGCGATTGTCGATAGTGGTACGTTTGCTTGGGGCGATTATCCAGAGCGTTTCCCGCTATTGAACACGCCAGATGCCAGCTATCATGGGGTAAATTTTGTCAAAGATGTGGGTGCACCTGCCTTTATCGCCCGCGCACGTGTGGCACCATTGCGTAATACAGGTGCGGCGCTGAGTCCATTAAATGCTTTTAGTATTTTGCAAGGCATGCAGACGCTGAGCCTACGTATGGAGCGTCATGTACAAAACGCGCAAGCCGTCGCAGAGTATTTGCGCGACCATGACAAAGTTGCTTGGGTGAAATATGCAGGTTTGTCTGACCATCCTGAACATGCGCTTGCCAAAAAATATATGAAAGGCACGCCTTCTGCTATTTTAACCTTTGGGGTAAAAGGCGGTCTGGAAGCTGGTGCGCGCTTTATTGATGCTTTGCAGCTGATTACTCGTTTGGTGAATATCGGTGATGCCAAATCTCTAGCTTGTCATCCAGCGACGACCACGCATCGTCAGCTGAATGGACAGGAACTAGAGCAGGCAGGCGTGACTGAAGACATGGTACGACTGTCAATTGGTATCGAGCACATAGATGACATCAAAGCCGATCTTGAGCAAGCATTGTCTACCACTTAA
- the nfuA gene encoding Fe-S biogenesis protein NfuA, with translation MSEQTQADSQLDQSTDYESALDTEQVEAKSNITITESAQGYLADLLSKQDTDGIGVRIFVEHPGTPRAECCMAYNQPGEEDSADLKFSYENFSAFIEAASVPYLEDAVIDYNKDRFGGQLTFRAPNSKVPKVGADASIEERINYVLQSEINPGLAAHGGDVQLLELIDEEGIGLTAVLKFGGGCQGCSAVDMTLRQGVEVQLKQQIPELTQVIDDTDHTRTENAYYK, from the coding sequence ATGAGTGAGCAAACCCAAGCTGATAGCCAATTAGACCAGTCTACCGACTATGAGTCAGCACTAGATACCGAGCAAGTTGAAGCAAAAAGCAATATTACGATCACCGAATCTGCTCAAGGGTATTTGGCAGATCTATTGTCTAAGCAAGATACTGATGGTATTGGTGTGCGTATTTTCGTTGAGCATCCTGGTACGCCGCGCGCAGAATGCTGCATGGCTTATAACCAGCCAGGTGAAGAAGACAGTGCTGATTTAAAATTCAGTTATGAGAATTTTTCTGCTTTTATTGAGGCGGCTTCAGTTCCTTACTTAGAAGATGCCGTGATCGATTATAATAAAGACCGTTTCGGTGGTCAGCTGACCTTCCGTGCACCAAACTCTAAAGTACCTAAAGTCGGTGCTGATGCCAGCATCGAAGAGCGTATCAACTACGTCTTGCAGTCAGAGATCAATCCTGGCTTAGCCGCGCATGGTGGCGACGTACAGTTGCTTGAGTTGATTGACGAAGAAGGCATTGGTCTGACTGCTGTGTTGAAATTTGGTGGTGGTTGCCAAGGGTGTTCAGCCGTGGATATGACATTGCGCCAAGGCGTTGAAGTGCAGCTAAAACAGCAAATACCAGAGTTGACGCAAGTGATTGATGACACCGATCACACGCGTACAGAAAATGCTTATTACAAATAA
- a CDS encoding glutathione S-transferase family protein, which translates to MKLYIMPGACSMVPHVALEWAQAEYELEILDHDSVKSEEYLRINPQGSVPAIVDGDTVVTQNIAVQTYIDAKYPDANIFGATSSPAQRAEIMHWLAFINSDVHKSFGPLFGPDGFVKDTAAQAELKDNAKKKIVGLLEYPNERLGTQDYLTGTKTTADIYLYVILTWAKKMELDLSSYKNFNAFISRIESDAGVTEVIRQEGISKIESL; encoded by the coding sequence ATGAAGTTATATATCATGCCAGGCGCTTGTTCAATGGTTCCACACGTCGCTCTTGAGTGGGCACAAGCAGAGTATGAACTAGAAATACTAGATCACGATTCTGTAAAATCAGAAGAATATCTGCGTATTAACCCGCAGGGTTCAGTACCTGCAATCGTAGATGGTGATACCGTAGTCACGCAGAATATCGCCGTACAAACCTATATTGATGCTAAATATCCTGACGCTAACATATTCGGTGCTACTAGCTCGCCCGCTCAACGTGCCGAGATCATGCACTGGTTAGCCTTTATCAATTCAGATGTCCATAAAAGCTTTGGACCACTGTTCGGCCCTGATGGTTTCGTAAAAGATACAGCTGCGCAAGCAGAATTAAAAGACAATGCGAAGAAAAAAATCGTTGGCCTGCTTGAGTATCCTAATGAAAGGCTTGGCACACAGGACTATCTGACAGGCACTAAGACCACAGCAGATATCTATTTATATGTCATACTGACATGGGCGAAAAAAATGGAACTTGACCTCTCTAGCTACAAGAACTTCAATGCCTTTATAAGTCGTATTGAGTCTGACGCTGGTGTGACTGAAGTGATACGCCAAGAAGGTATTAGCAAAATTGAGTCGCTTTAG
- a CDS encoding bifunctional nicotinamide-nucleotide adenylyltransferase/Nudix hydroxylase, translating to MSASSEQHPDKHHSDKQEHKRYRYLVFIGRFQPFHCGHKAVIDEALKRSDEVIMLIGSANLPRSLRNPFSVDERAAMIKNAYSDEEAARIHCVGLDDALYNDTRWLQYVQAGVKSVTGDLQTDIGLIGHSKDSSSYYLSLFPNWDSVSVPNYHNLSATPIRDSYLMGATPTPERTPESTRNVLDQFKKTDDYKQLHEEADFIDKYKRQWESAPYPPTFMTADALIVQSGHILLVERRSLPGRGLWALPGGFLNPKETLFDACIRELREETRLKVPEPVLRGSCHSQHTFDDPYRSARGRTITQAFYFQLKNDPKGLPKVKGGDDAIKAFWLPLAELDAKMMFEDHYAIITKMVGL from the coding sequence ATGAGCGCATCATCAGAGCAACATCCAGATAAGCACCACTCAGATAAACAAGAGCATAAACGCTATCGTTATTTGGTTTTTATCGGGCGTTTTCAGCCATTTCATTGTGGTCACAAAGCAGTCATCGATGAAGCCCTAAAGCGCTCAGATGAAGTCATTATGCTCATCGGTTCAGCCAACCTACCTCGCAGTTTGCGCAACCCGTTTAGCGTGGATGAACGTGCCGCGATGATTAAAAACGCGTACTCTGATGAAGAAGCGGCGCGCATTCATTGTGTTGGATTAGACGATGCGCTTTATAACGACACGCGCTGGTTACAATACGTGCAAGCTGGCGTCAAATCTGTCACAGGTGATTTGCAAACGGATATTGGTTTGATTGGGCACTCAAAAGACAGCTCATCATATTATCTGTCGTTATTTCCCAACTGGGACTCGGTTTCTGTACCCAATTATCACAATTTATCCGCTACGCCCATTCGTGACAGCTATCTGATGGGCGCCACACCAACGCCTGAGCGTACGCCTGAATCTACTCGCAATGTGTTAGATCAGTTCAAAAAAACAGATGACTACAAACAGTTGCACGAAGAGGCAGATTTTATTGATAAATACAAAAGACAGTGGGAATCTGCGCCTTACCCCCCTACTTTTATGACGGCTGATGCTTTGATTGTACAATCAGGACATATCTTATTGGTTGAGCGCCGTAGTCTGCCGGGGCGCGGACTTTGGGCATTGCCGGGCGGGTTTTTGAATCCAAAAGAAACACTGTTTGACGCTTGTATCCGTGAGCTACGCGAAGAAACGCGTCTCAAGGTCCCTGAGCCTGTCTTACGCGGCTCTTGCCACAGTCAGCACACTTTTGATGATCCTTATCGCTCTGCCCGTGGTCGCACCATCACACAAGCGTTTTATTTTCAGCTTAAAAACGATCCAAAAGGGTTGCCAAAAGTCAAAGGCGGCGATGATGCAATCAAGGCCTTTTGGTTA